A genomic region of Gemmata massiliana contains the following coding sequences:
- a CDS encoding sigma-54-dependent transcriptional regulator, with amino-acid sequence MVNDTTPAPSVPAPPPSPAQRVLVVEDLEDTRTSLQELLQMSLGLEVDTAEDGAAGLTLLRSKPYSLVITDLRMPKVGGMKLIEAIQAEKIPVTVIVTTGHGNVKDAVEAMRMGVYDFMTKPPDPQHLQLIVQRALRERTLRDEVAALRRELGDRHAFQNVLSRSTKMYDMFELIGNVADTSSTVLIRGETGSGKEQVARAIHQASTAFRPGEFVAVNCGALNENLLESELFGHEKGSYTGADRKRIGRFELAHKGTLFLDEIGDVPMSMQIKLLRVLQERRFERVGGTEPIEVDVRVVAATHQDMEKLVKDGKFREDLYYRLNVVRIDLPPLRERVEDIPVLVSHFCEKFARINQKPPTVSPEALAMLTKCPWPGNVRQLENAIERACVTARDGVIRTKDLPPEVGRKTEGGKNPFHVDLTRKLPDQLAELVAAFEERYIRRALKRSRGHVGKCAKITGLSRRSITDKIAQYKIDKSQFKGGE; translated from the coding sequence ATGGTTAACGACACGACTCCTGCACCTTCCGTGCCAGCACCCCCTCCCTCTCCTGCACAACGAGTCCTGGTCGTCGAGGATCTGGAAGACACTCGCACTTCGCTCCAAGAACTCTTGCAGATGAGCCTCGGGCTGGAGGTCGACACCGCCGAAGACGGCGCCGCGGGGCTGACGCTGCTCCGCAGCAAGCCGTACAGTTTGGTCATTACCGACCTGCGGATGCCGAAGGTCGGCGGGATGAAGCTGATCGAGGCGATTCAGGCGGAGAAGATCCCCGTAACCGTGATCGTCACCACCGGCCACGGAAACGTGAAGGACGCGGTCGAAGCGATGCGGATGGGCGTCTACGACTTCATGACCAAACCGCCGGACCCGCAGCACCTCCAACTCATCGTCCAGCGTGCGCTGCGCGAGCGCACGCTGCGGGACGAGGTCGCCGCCCTGCGGCGCGAACTCGGCGACCGCCACGCCTTCCAGAACGTGCTGAGCCGCAGCACCAAAATGTACGACATGTTCGAGCTGATCGGCAACGTCGCCGACACCAGTTCGACGGTGCTGATCCGCGGGGAGACCGGGAGCGGGAAAGAACAGGTCGCGCGGGCGATCCACCAAGCGTCCACCGCGTTCCGGCCCGGCGAGTTCGTCGCGGTCAATTGCGGCGCGCTCAACGAGAACCTGCTCGAGAGCGAACTGTTCGGCCACGAGAAGGGGTCGTACACCGGCGCCGACCGCAAGCGCATCGGGCGGTTCGAGTTGGCCCACAAAGGCACGCTGTTTCTCGACGAGATCGGCGACGTGCCGATGTCGATGCAGATCAAACTGCTCCGCGTGCTCCAAGAGCGCCGGTTCGAGCGCGTGGGCGGCACGGAACCGATCGAGGTGGACGTGCGGGTGGTCGCGGCGACCCACCAGGACATGGAAAAACTGGTAAAAGACGGGAAGTTCCGCGAAGACCTCTACTACCGGCTGAACGTGGTGCGGATCGATCTACCGCCGCTGCGCGAGCGCGTCGAGGACATCCCGGTACTCGTGTCGCACTTCTGTGAGAAGTTCGCGCGGATCAACCAGAAGCCACCGACGGTCAGCCCGGAAGCACTGGCGATGTTAACGAAGTGCCCGTGGCCCGGGAACGTGCGCCAGCTCGAAAACGCCATCGAGCGCGCCTGCGTGACCGCACGCGACGGCGTCATTCGCACGAAGGACTTACCTCCGGAAGTGGGGCGCAAAACCGAAGGTGGGAAGAACCCGTTCCACGTCGACCTGACCCGTAAGTTACCGGATCAGTTGGCCGAACTGGTTGCGGCGTTCGAGGAGCGGTACATCCGCCGGGCGCTGAAACGGTCGCGGGGTCACGTGGGCAAGTGCGCGAAGATCACCGGGCTGTCGCGCCGCAGCATCACGGACAAGATTGCGCAGTACAAGATCGATAAGTCGCAATTCAAGGGCGGCGAGTGA
- a CDS encoding DUF1559 family PulG-like putative transporter, whose amino-acid sequence MRTRLALFVPLLIVSATAPPAISQPAATTAKPETLAGVPTDSFAFFTVNVGKLWDNPDFKPLRDWFGAQKSGPTEDAIGVPMGEIERLTLFVPAMTRDPEPLLLVTTKKPYNEAKLIKLLNGERESQANSNIIRTKGGAFSLIVLADDRTVLYVPERGQLTLAGLVGQLVAKKTDGPLAVALTDAAKHDIAFALDARPLAEFARASEIRELAPYVSLLKARTVTFAADFDKTARGALKITFPNEATAQRAAPVLKEGVSEITAAAEKGLAGRKEKEDSAEHAVLGALIAVLKAAKIEANGVDVFATADFPYQDAIAKIATALPKSYAAAANSARGLNNLKQLALGMHNYESAYGQMVSDVHPAGDKSQPWSWRVQLLPFIEQDNLYRGLDLTKPWDDPANLKKLEAVEMPKVFEIPGRPAPKGHTYFRVFCSPKGAKGTDRPWLIEGQKGPRIVEVTDGTSNTFMIVEAGEAVPWYKPDVFAYDGKLPLPQLGDKNADKFIAAMGDGSVRILRPSKVGEQTLRSLITIQGGEIINLP is encoded by the coding sequence ATGCGCACCCGTCTCGCGTTGTTTGTGCCGCTCCTGATTGTTTCGGCCACGGCACCACCGGCGATCTCACAACCGGCTGCTACCACCGCGAAGCCAGAGACACTCGCAGGGGTTCCCACCGACTCCTTCGCGTTCTTCACGGTGAACGTCGGGAAATTGTGGGATAACCCTGACTTCAAACCGCTCCGCGACTGGTTCGGCGCACAAAAGTCTGGCCCCACGGAAGACGCGATCGGCGTGCCGATGGGCGAGATCGAGCGCCTGACGCTGTTCGTGCCGGCCATGACGCGCGATCCGGAACCGCTGCTGCTCGTGACAACGAAGAAGCCGTACAACGAAGCGAAATTGATCAAGCTCTTGAACGGCGAGCGCGAATCGCAAGCGAACAGCAATATCATTCGCACCAAGGGTGGTGCGTTCTCACTGATCGTGTTGGCCGATGACCGCACCGTGCTGTACGTCCCCGAACGCGGTCAACTCACGCTAGCCGGGCTGGTCGGCCAGCTCGTTGCGAAAAAGACGGACGGCCCGCTGGCGGTCGCACTGACCGACGCCGCGAAGCACGATATCGCGTTCGCACTCGACGCCCGCCCGCTCGCCGAATTCGCGCGGGCCTCCGAGATCAGAGAACTGGCACCCTATGTTTCCCTCCTCAAAGCACGCACGGTGACGTTCGCGGCGGATTTCGACAAGACCGCGCGAGGCGCGTTGAAGATCACGTTCCCCAACGAGGCGACCGCGCAACGTGCGGCACCCGTCCTGAAGGAGGGCGTGAGTGAGATCACGGCCGCCGCCGAGAAGGGGCTTGCGGGCCGCAAAGAGAAAGAAGATTCGGCCGAACACGCGGTACTCGGGGCGCTTATCGCGGTTCTGAAAGCGGCAAAGATCGAGGCCAATGGGGTTGATGTCTTCGCGACCGCCGACTTCCCCTACCAGGACGCAATCGCGAAAATCGCCACCGCGCTGCCCAAGTCCTATGCGGCCGCCGCAAACAGCGCACGCGGGCTCAACAATCTCAAGCAACTCGCACTCGGGATGCACAACTACGAGAGCGCATACGGCCAAATGGTCAGCGATGTGCATCCGGCCGGTGACAAGTCACAGCCGTGGAGCTGGCGCGTTCAACTGTTGCCGTTCATCGAGCAGGATAATTTGTACAGAGGGCTCGATCTCACGAAACCCTGGGACGACCCGGCCAACCTGAAGAAGCTCGAAGCGGTCGAGATGCCGAAGGTGTTCGAGATCCCCGGGCGCCCGGCACCGAAGGGGCACACGTACTTCCGCGTCTTCTGCTCCCCCAAGGGCGCGAAGGGGACCGATCGCCCGTGGCTCATCGAAGGACAGAAGGGGCCGCGCATTGTTGAGGTCACCGACGGTACGAGCAACACGTTCATGATCGTCGAAGCCGGCGAAGCGGTGCCGTGGTACAAGCCGGACGTGTTCGCGTATGACGGCAAACTTCCGCTGCCGCAACTCGGCGACAAGAACGCGGACAAGTTCATTGCCGCGATGGGTGACGGGAGCGTTCGTATCCTCCGGCCGAGCAAGGTCGGGGAACAAACGCTCCGCTCACTCATCACGATTCAGGGCGGCGAAATCATCAACCTGCCGTGA
- a CDS encoding DUF1559 family PulG-like putative transporter — MIQARFLPALALIAGLSLYAPSTAQQPPQPGSGPGEGPPANSALPVVPKSAGAFVTLKVSDLARNPDLKAALTQLAKQPDALAGLTEVIGVAPTEIDRVTLFWPRLVPRGGSEPILVVTTSAPFNEVRVLKNLKAEPVFENHRHPGRPGFNGSPPRVEAKSPTPIERPVEVIPDPKDADSGLANADGGDAEPLCYSLARNVFSVLFLVDDRTLVFLPGERNGEFIRLALLSASLKKNATGPLADALAAAGNHTFAAGVHLSPLFREFDRHVPRDLVPYTALLGTRNAVITGDLNESAKLKLTLTFDDATAAKRAAPVLEEGIGTVAEKLNEWAAEMKESRRPFEKSAAPIVSTFAASLKKASVKTEGAAVLASTEVDAGPVASKAFGDLLQAVQSRKKAEQRMNNLKMIGLALHSYHDANGKFPTNVYGPKGEVLLSWRVHLLPYLEQDALYRQFKMDEAWDGPNNKALIEKMPKVYLAPDRDHAKGETYYQGFIGSDPQKGQPKGIFGRPWLRQGEKTGLAITSIHDGTSNTLAVIEAGEGVIWSKPADLPFGGAVPPLGDKGWDRTPALRFDGSVSLFPTNLKPELFWPYVTVDGGEVTIDPEEAADSTRPPLGARPAPPPVLKVAPK, encoded by the coding sequence GTGATCCAGGCACGATTCCTGCCCGCGCTGGCGCTGATAGCCGGGCTGTCCTTGTACGCGCCCTCGACCGCACAACAGCCGCCCCAACCGGGAAGCGGACCCGGTGAGGGGCCGCCAGCGAATTCCGCGCTGCCGGTCGTGCCGAAGTCGGCCGGCGCGTTCGTGACGCTCAAAGTTTCCGACCTCGCCCGCAACCCTGATCTGAAGGCCGCACTTACGCAACTCGCGAAGCAACCGGACGCGCTCGCGGGACTGACCGAAGTGATCGGCGTGGCGCCGACGGAGATCGATCGCGTCACGCTGTTCTGGCCGCGCCTCGTACCTCGCGGCGGATCGGAGCCGATCCTGGTTGTGACCACAAGCGCACCTTTTAACGAAGTCCGCGTGCTGAAGAACTTGAAGGCCGAACCGGTATTTGAAAACCACAGGCACCCCGGTCGGCCCGGCTTTAATGGCTCCCCACCGCGAGTCGAGGCGAAATCGCCTACTCCCATCGAGCGGCCGGTCGAAGTGATTCCCGATCCCAAGGACGCGGATTCGGGCTTGGCGAACGCGGACGGCGGAGACGCCGAACCGTTGTGCTACTCGCTCGCACGCAACGTGTTCTCGGTGCTGTTCCTGGTGGACGACCGCACGCTCGTGTTCCTCCCGGGGGAGCGGAACGGCGAATTCATACGGTTGGCCCTGCTCAGCGCGAGCCTGAAGAAGAACGCGACCGGTCCGCTCGCCGACGCGCTCGCGGCTGCGGGGAACCACACGTTCGCTGCGGGCGTTCACCTGTCGCCGCTGTTCCGCGAATTCGATCGCCACGTGCCGCGCGATCTGGTGCCGTACACCGCGCTCCTGGGAACGCGCAACGCGGTCATTACAGGGGATCTCAACGAGTCCGCGAAACTCAAACTGACGCTCACGTTCGACGACGCGACGGCCGCGAAGCGGGCCGCGCCCGTGCTCGAGGAGGGCATCGGGACGGTCGCCGAGAAGCTGAACGAGTGGGCCGCGGAGATGAAGGAGAGCCGCCGGCCGTTCGAGAAGTCCGCGGCGCCGATCGTGAGCACGTTCGCCGCGAGCTTGAAGAAGGCCAGCGTGAAGACCGAAGGCGCGGCCGTGCTCGCGAGCACGGAGGTCGATGCCGGGCCGGTCGCGTCGAAGGCGTTCGGTGACCTGCTCCAAGCCGTTCAGAGCCGCAAGAAGGCCGAACAGCGGATGAACAACCTGAAAATGATCGGCCTCGCGCTTCACAGTTACCACGACGCGAACGGCAAGTTCCCCACGAACGTCTACGGGCCGAAGGGTGAAGTGCTCCTCAGTTGGCGCGTTCACCTGTTGCCGTATCTCGAACAGGACGCTCTCTACCGGCAGTTCAAGATGGACGAGGCTTGGGACGGCCCGAACAACAAAGCGCTCATCGAGAAGATGCCGAAGGTGTACCTCGCGCCCGACCGGGACCACGCGAAGGGCGAGACGTACTACCAAGGCTTCATCGGTTCCGATCCGCAAAAGGGCCAACCGAAGGGAATCTTCGGGCGCCCGTGGTTGCGGCAGGGGGAAAAGACCGGTCTCGCGATCACGTCGATCCACGATGGCACCTCGAACACGCTCGCGGTGATCGAAGCCGGTGAGGGCGTCATCTGGTCGAAGCCCGCCGACCTGCCGTTCGGTGGGGCGGTTCCTCCACTCGGCGACAAGGGCTGGGACCGCACTCCTGCGCTGCGCTTCGACGGAAGCGTGAGCCTGTTCCCGACTAACCTCAAACCGGAATTGTTCTGGCCGTATGTCACGGTCGATGGTGGCGAAGTGACCATCGATCCCGAGGAGGCGGCAGACTCTACTCGCCCACCGCTCGGAGCGCGCCCGGCTCCTCCACCGGTTCTGAAAGTAGCGCCGAAGTGA
- a CDS encoding PAS domain S-box protein: MFEVLTGLFDPADFTRRGEGGSGWTPALIWLHATSDFLIWLAYVSIPLVLFYFTRRRDLPFPRLFVLFALFILACGTTHLIDALLFEYPVYRFEGVMKAVTAVLSWITVVALIQVIPRVMPTVAEAVSAADTGTKSHRPLTRGAGRGVPWRAYIIGILVGVLALLVRGLVDPLLSSDQIFVVALLGVVYVSWQHGFRPALVTLMLSVAGYMYFFLHPRGSFLVSGLGNQLASALFFFCGVACAALGESQRVAQRRARVALASALNRQEELESEVTRRRVVEAALRQRESELTAARNQTAEALARLDAFFDNAPVGIVFFDPELRYEKVNTYLAAANGKPVSEHLGRKLTDVLPDFPRDVAETYRLIATGEIGGFSGTLQRPNHATGGDTLAWHVTAFPVRRADGKTFGAGVVLHDITEQKRTADELAERARATALRADVASALATTRETTPALQNCVETLADALDMASARIWLTDASSECLERVAGAGSDDLPGAPERVLMSDSLIGRIARTGRRHVTNDAQNDPDLGQPGVRAFAGYPLTVDGRAFGVLELVSGTRLPGALIADLDPIAASVAQYIDRRRTSGALSESEERFRTMADSSPALIWLSEPDRRRTYFNKTWLAFTGRSPEELAGFGWVDDMHPDDRARYMDAYNGAADRREPFGLEYRLRRHDREYRWVLARGTPRHTAGGAFVGFAGLCLDITDQRDAELAVRRSEERYRTLTEAVPHIVWNADANGEITYFNQRWIEQTALQLDEAHGRGWTQAIHPDDRDRVYTAWRSTVGNAADGTADRFTEEFRLMHTETGTYRWFQSVAVPLRHADGRVDQWIGSMADIHDQKTAVEKIRESEAFRRSVFENSPDCLKVFDLDGRVLEMNEAGCRLMELDDFTAIRGSLWAEQWPVANRETIREVVTGARVGNVGRFQGFCPTAKGTPRYWDVSVAPLPGANGQPDRLLGVSRDVTEQRRAEEQMRASELRFRTLTETVPQIVWTSDPQGAVTFFNRRWTEFTGTELESGRQTGFGGDLLHPDDADRLRAGWQIAVAQQADGFSQEFRLRRASDGEYRWFLSAAIPLRDPTGAVGEWVGTLTDIDDQKRQRDFLEQVVRERTAALEQANAALTSEIEVRKGTEQKVRAVATELERSNGELEKFAYIASHDLQEPLRKIQAFGDRLVTKCREELPDKGKEYVDRMLTAAGRMRRLIDDLLTFSRVTTQQRPFKQIDLDKLVREVISDLDIRIGQANGRVVIGALPAVHADPTQMRQLFQNLIANAVKFHRPGVPPVVEITSELVAPDQNQPGADRPVYRFCVRDNGIGFDEKYRDRIFEVFQRLHGRDEYEGTGVGLAICRKIAERHGGTITAHSRPGEGTTFVVTIPVHQTQPHEGTKTDVRPEQTDHHPDGR, from the coding sequence ATGTTCGAGGTACTCACCGGCCTGTTCGACCCCGCGGACTTCACGCGCCGCGGGGAGGGTGGAAGCGGTTGGACCCCCGCCCTGATTTGGCTGCACGCGACCAGCGACTTTTTGATCTGGTTGGCCTACGTTTCGATTCCGCTAGTCCTGTTTTATTTTACGCGGCGCCGCGACCTGCCGTTCCCGCGCCTCTTCGTCCTCTTCGCGCTGTTCATCCTCGCGTGCGGCACCACGCACCTGATCGACGCGCTGCTGTTCGAGTACCCGGTGTACCGGTTCGAGGGGGTGATGAAGGCCGTCACCGCGGTCCTGTCGTGGATCACGGTCGTGGCGCTGATTCAGGTGATCCCGCGGGTCATGCCCACGGTGGCCGAGGCCGTGTCCGCGGCCGATACCGGCACCAAATCCCACCGACCGCTCACTCGGGGCGCCGGGCGCGGGGTGCCGTGGCGCGCTTACATCATCGGCATCCTGGTCGGGGTTCTCGCGCTGCTCGTGCGCGGGCTCGTCGACCCGCTCTTGAGCAGCGACCAGATCTTCGTCGTCGCGCTGCTCGGAGTCGTGTACGTGAGCTGGCAGCACGGGTTCCGGCCCGCGCTCGTCACGCTGATGCTTAGCGTGGCCGGGTACATGTACTTCTTCTTGCACCCGCGCGGATCGTTCCTCGTCTCGGGGCTGGGGAACCAGTTGGCGAGCGCGCTGTTCTTCTTCTGCGGTGTGGCGTGTGCGGCGCTGGGCGAGTCGCAACGTGTCGCCCAGCGGCGCGCGCGGGTCGCCCTCGCATCGGCTCTGAACCGCCAGGAGGAATTGGAATCCGAAGTGACCCGGCGCCGGGTGGTGGAAGCGGCTTTGCGTCAGCGCGAGAGCGAACTGACGGCCGCGCGGAACCAGACCGCCGAAGCGCTCGCGCGGCTGGATGCGTTCTTCGACAACGCGCCGGTGGGGATCGTGTTCTTCGATCCCGAGTTGCGGTACGAGAAGGTGAACACGTACCTCGCCGCGGCGAACGGCAAGCCGGTGAGCGAGCACTTGGGTCGCAAACTCACGGACGTACTGCCCGACTTCCCGCGTGACGTGGCCGAAACGTACCGCCTGATCGCGACTGGTGAGATCGGCGGGTTTTCGGGCACCCTTCAGCGCCCCAATCACGCCACCGGGGGCGACACGCTGGCGTGGCACGTCACCGCGTTCCCGGTGCGCCGGGCGGACGGAAAGACATTTGGGGCCGGGGTCGTGCTCCACGATATCACGGAGCAAAAACGCACGGCCGACGAACTGGCCGAGCGTGCCCGAGCGACCGCGCTCCGGGCTGACGTGGCCTCGGCCCTCGCGACCACTCGCGAAACGACGCCGGCGCTTCAGAATTGTGTGGAAACGCTGGCCGACGCGCTTGATATGGCGTCCGCACGCATTTGGCTCACTGATGCGAGTAGCGAGTGCCTGGAACGAGTCGCGGGCGCCGGCTCGGACGACCTCCCGGGCGCTCCCGAGCGCGTGCTGATGTCTGACTCTCTGATCGGTCGGATCGCCCGGACCGGACGCCGGCACGTGACGAACGACGCACAGAACGACCCGGATTTGGGTCAACCAGGAGTGCGTGCCTTTGCCGGCTACCCGCTGACCGTGGACGGGCGCGCGTTCGGCGTGCTGGAACTCGTTTCAGGCACGCGACTCCCTGGCGCGCTGATCGCGGACCTCGACCCGATCGCCGCGAGCGTCGCGCAGTACATCGACCGGCGCCGGACGAGCGGCGCGCTGAGCGAGAGCGAGGAGCGGTTCCGGACGATGGCCGACAGCTCACCGGCGCTCATCTGGCTTTCGGAACCGGACCGGCGCCGGACGTACTTCAACAAGACGTGGTTGGCATTTACCGGGCGCTCTCCAGAGGAACTGGCCGGGTTCGGCTGGGTCGACGACATGCATCCCGACGACCGCGCCCGGTACATGGACGCCTACAACGGTGCCGCCGACCGGCGCGAACCGTTCGGGCTGGAGTACCGCCTGCGCCGGCACGACAGGGAGTACCGGTGGGTGCTGGCACGCGGAACCCCGCGCCACACGGCCGGGGGCGCGTTCGTGGGGTTCGCGGGCCTGTGCCTGGACATCACCGATCAGCGCGACGCCGAACTCGCGGTGCGCAGGAGCGAGGAGCGCTACCGGACGTTGACCGAGGCAGTGCCGCACATCGTCTGGAACGCGGACGCGAACGGCGAGATCACGTACTTCAACCAGCGCTGGATCGAACAGACCGCGCTGCAACTCGACGAGGCGCACGGGCGCGGGTGGACGCAAGCGATTCACCCCGACGACCGGGATCGCGTGTACACGGCGTGGCGGAGCACCGTGGGCAACGCGGCCGACGGCACCGCGGACCGGTTCACGGAGGAGTTCCGGTTGATGCACACCGAAACCGGCACCTACCGCTGGTTCCAAAGTGTCGCGGTCCCATTGCGGCACGCGGATGGGCGCGTGGACCAGTGGATCGGGTCGATGGCCGATATCCACGATCAGAAGACGGCCGTGGAGAAGATCCGGGAGAGTGAAGCGTTCCGCCGGAGCGTGTTCGAGAACAGCCCCGACTGCCTCAAGGTGTTCGACCTCGACGGGCGCGTGCTGGAGATGAACGAGGCCGGGTGTCGGCTCATGGAGTTGGACGATTTTACTGCGATCCGCGGGAGCTTGTGGGCTGAACAGTGGCCGGTGGCGAACCGCGAAACGATTCGCGAGGTCGTGACAGGCGCCCGGGTCGGAAACGTCGGGCGGTTCCAGGGGTTCTGCCCGACCGCGAAGGGGACACCGCGGTACTGGGACGTGTCGGTGGCTCCGCTCCCCGGTGCGAACGGTCAACCGGACCGGTTGCTCGGGGTTTCGCGTGACGTGACCGAACAGCGCCGGGCCGAAGAGCAAATGCGGGCCAGCGAGTTGCGGTTCCGGACGCTGACCGAGACCGTTCCGCAAATCGTCTGGACTTCCGACCCGCAGGGCGCGGTGACGTTCTTCAACCGGCGCTGGACCGAGTTCACCGGAACGGAACTGGAGTCCGGGCGCCAGACCGGGTTCGGGGGCGATTTACTCCACCCGGACGACGCGGACCGGCTCCGCGCCGGGTGGCAGATCGCGGTCGCGCAGCAGGCCGACGGGTTCTCGCAGGAGTTCCGTTTGCGCCGGGCGTCTGACGGCGAGTACCGCTGGTTCCTCTCCGCGGCCATTCCGCTGCGCGATCCGACAGGGGCGGTCGGCGAGTGGGTGGGGACGCTCACCGACATTGACGATCAGAAGCGCCAGCGGGATTTCCTCGAACAAGTGGTGCGCGAGCGCACGGCCGCACTGGAACAGGCGAACGCGGCACTGACCAGTGAAATCGAGGTGCGGAAGGGGACCGAACAGAAGGTTCGGGCGGTGGCCACGGAACTGGAACGCAGTAACGGGGAACTGGAGAAGTTCGCATACATCGCCTCACACGACTTGCAGGAACCGCTTCGCAAAATCCAGGCCTTCGGTGACCGGCTCGTCACGAAGTGCCGTGAGGAACTTCCCGACAAGGGGAAAGAGTACGTTGATCGCATGCTGACCGCGGCGGGCCGGATGCGCCGGCTCATCGACGACCTGCTCACGTTCTCCCGCGTCACCACACAGCAGCGCCCGTTCAAACAGATCGATTTGGACAAACTGGTCCGGGAAGTGATATCGGATTTGGACATTCGTATCGGGCAGGCGAACGGGCGGGTCGTAATCGGTGCGCTACCCGCGGTCCACGCGGACCCGACCCAGATGCGGCAGTTGTTTCAGAACCTGATCGCCAATGCGGTAAAATTTCACCGACCGGGTGTCCCACCCGTGGTAGAGATCACGTCCGAACTCGTGGCCCCGGACCAAAATCAGCCGGGGGCCGACCGACCGGTGTACCGCTTCTGTGTGCGGGACAACGGGATCGGGTTCGACGAGAAGTACCGGGACCGGATCTTTGAAGTGTTCCAGCGGCTCCACGGGCGGGACGAGTACGAAGGGACCGGGGTCGGGCTCGCTATTTGTCGCAAGATCGCCGAGCGGCACGGCGGGACGATTACGGCTCACAGTCGGCCGGGTGAGGGCACCACGTTCGTGGTCACCATCCCGGTCCACCAAACTCAACCGCACGAGGGTACCAAGACCGATGTCCGACCGGAGCAAACCGATCACCATCCTGATGGCCGATGA
- a CDS encoding undecaprenyl-phosphate glucose phosphotransferase, whose product MVRRVSQSLVAWFFVWDVVLTAGTWLAAYSVRFYSGLFTAHRGVPEFTLYLRTLPLIMLVAGIAYRFAGMYEVHRLRRFREELAAAARGVGLMALLVMATSFARQAQYESRGAMVMFAVGTLCSLLVARRISWTGMRRLRARGVNQSHALIVGTGRLARRTVRTLRAVNWSGIQPVGYVEDEGHRGSGADLPLLGSLAELPQLVEKHHIEHVFVALPLNRYADARRVFTALSQTVVDVQLIADLPAVAGMTFTTTQIHGMTVVGLRENPHHGLNVIVKRAMDIVLALIAIVLTGPLMALIAALVKLTSPGPVLYRQERCGLNGRSFMMMKFRSLRVDAEANGPQMTAKNDPRRTRLGAVLRATNMDELPQFFNVLWGDMSIVGPRPERPVFVRQFAKSIPNYNARHAVKAGITGWAQVNGWRGNSSLRKRVQFDLYYISHWNPLFDLRIVFLTVWRMLFSKQKHAY is encoded by the coding sequence ATGGTCCGCCGCGTCAGTCAGTCGCTCGTCGCTTGGTTCTTCGTGTGGGACGTCGTCCTCACCGCAGGAACGTGGCTCGCCGCGTACTCGGTACGGTTCTACTCCGGACTGTTCACCGCGCACCGGGGCGTCCCGGAATTCACCCTGTATTTGCGAACGCTCCCGCTCATTATGCTCGTGGCGGGGATCGCTTACCGGTTCGCGGGGATGTACGAGGTCCACCGGTTGCGTCGATTCCGCGAGGAGCTCGCGGCTGCGGCCCGCGGTGTCGGGCTGATGGCCCTGCTCGTAATGGCGACCAGCTTCGCCCGACAAGCCCAGTACGAGTCCCGCGGTGCGATGGTGATGTTCGCCGTGGGTACCCTCTGTTCCCTGCTCGTCGCCCGGCGCATCAGTTGGACCGGGATGCGTCGGTTGCGCGCACGCGGGGTGAATCAGAGTCACGCACTCATCGTCGGGACGGGGCGGCTCGCTCGGCGCACGGTTCGCACGCTGCGCGCGGTGAACTGGTCCGGCATTCAACCTGTGGGTTACGTCGAGGACGAGGGGCACCGCGGGTCCGGGGCCGATTTGCCGCTCCTTGGTTCGCTCGCGGAACTGCCGCAACTCGTTGAGAAGCACCACATTGAGCACGTTTTCGTCGCGCTCCCGCTGAACCGCTACGCGGACGCACGCCGGGTGTTTACGGCTCTGTCGCAAACGGTCGTGGACGTGCAACTTATCGCCGATCTTCCTGCCGTTGCGGGGATGACGTTCACCACGACGCAGATCCACGGGATGACAGTGGTCGGGCTGCGCGAGAACCCGCACCACGGGCTGAACGTGATCGTGAAACGCGCGATGGACATCGTGCTCGCGCTCATCGCAATCGTGTTGACCGGGCCACTCATGGCGCTGATCGCGGCCCTCGTCAAACTCACCAGTCCCGGTCCGGTTCTCTATCGGCAAGAGCGGTGCGGTCTGAACGGGCGCTCGTTCATGATGATGAAGTTCCGTTCGCTGCGAGTGGACGCGGAAGCCAACGGTCCGCAAATGACCGCGAAGAACGATCCGCGGCGCACGCGCCTGGGGGCCGTGCTTCGGGCCACGAACATGGACGAACTCCCACAATTCTTCAACGTGTTGTGGGGCGACATGAGCATCGTTGGCCCGCGCCCGGAACGCCCGGTGTTCGTGCGGCAGTTCGCGAAGTCGATCCCCAACTACAACGCCCGCCACGCGGTGAAGGCCGGTATCACCGGGTGGGCACAGGTAAACGGCTGGCGCGGCAACTCGTCGCTCCGCAAGCGCGTCCAGTTCGATCTCTATTACATCAGTCATTGGAACCCACTTTTTGACCTGCGGATCGTGTTCCTCACGGTCTGGCGCATGCTCTTTTCAAAACAGAAACACGCCTATTGA